The Candidatus Omnitrophota bacterium genome contains a region encoding:
- a CDS encoding ABC transporter ATP-binding protein, whose product MKSVSNTMAIIEIQGLSKWYGEVIGVSNLSARIAPGVTGLLGPNGAGKTTLLKLMTGQLEPDTGEVKIDGHCVWDHSPIYEVLGFCPDQETFYETLSGEEFLTYMARLHGLPKAKALETAKETLVIMGLDREAARKPIGAYSKGMRQRIKFAQAILHDPQVLFLDEPFSGMDPIGRHECAERIRHYGQMGKTILVSSHILHEVEEMTNRILVLNHGLLLAEGEVQEIRELIDEQPRHVRIITPERQRLSNLLVGFPEVQSLSFGETSDELIVQTLSPDQFYNRFDEIVLDRQIPVDQLITMDDNLQSVFEYLVK is encoded by the coding sequence TTGAAAAGCGTATCAAATACTATGGCTATTATCGAAATTCAAGGACTTTCCAAGTGGTACGGCGAAGTGATCGGCGTCAGCAACTTGTCGGCGCGCATCGCTCCGGGCGTTACCGGCTTGTTGGGACCGAACGGCGCCGGAAAAACTACGCTGCTCAAGTTGATGACCGGCCAATTGGAACCCGATACCGGCGAGGTGAAGATCGACGGCCATTGCGTCTGGGATCATTCTCCTATCTATGAAGTTCTCGGCTTCTGCCCCGACCAGGAGACGTTTTACGAAACCCTATCCGGCGAGGAATTTTTAACGTATATGGCCCGGCTGCACGGCTTGCCCAAAGCCAAAGCCTTAGAAACGGCGAAAGAAACCCTGGTTATTATGGGTCTTGATCGGGAAGCGGCGCGCAAGCCGATCGGAGCTTACAGCAAGGGCATGCGCCAGCGCATTAAATTCGCCCAAGCCATTCTGCACGATCCCCAAGTTCTCTTCCTCGACGAGCCGTTTTCCGGCATGGATCCCATAGGCCGCCACGAATGCGCCGAGCGCATCCGCCATTATGGGCAGATGGGCAAAACGATCCTTGTCTCCAGCCACATTCTTCACGAGGTCGAAGAGATGACCAACCGCATCCTGGTGCTCAATCACGGCTTGCTTCTGGCGGAAGGCGAGGTGCAGGAAATCCGCGAGTTGATCGACGAACAGCCGCGCCACGTCCGCATCATCACTCCCGAAAGGCAGCGCCTTTCCAATCTACTCGTGGGATTCCCGGAAGTGCAAAGTCTATCCTTCGGCGAAACGTCGGACGAATTGATCGTGCAAACGTTGTCTCCCGATCAATTCTACAACCGCTTCGACGAAATCGTTCTCGACCGCCAAATTCCCGTGGATCAATTGATCACGATGGACGACAATCTCCAATCCGTTTTCGAGTACTTAGTGAAATGA
- a CDS encoding ABC transporter permease, whose protein sequence is MNPSTVFLSRVSYPLSALITINLRMTLLRRKILFPAIVALIPLFPVLFWRLIVAIYGFPPSKSGGDPFNIYTLCSASMFMQFVVPLLSLLRGLSVMSEEVDEGTLIFLRLRPIPRTVIVLGKFMAYVLSVVILTGISLTAVYLILGSMPGADMILSEYRVLLRDMRIFALGLASYGAVMMLVGIFFKHSLKVGAFLLFVWDAFAAYIPGTAHKLTIKHYLQSIFPRQDFASGGGNDVKEIMIALLSEHKPSSATVSIVTLLGIIAASIVLTVLALKYKEFKGGQQETG, encoded by the coding sequence ATGAACCCATCCACCGTCTTTCTCTCTCGCGTAAGTTATCCACTATCCGCCCTGATTACGATCAACCTGCGCATGACGCTGCTGCGGCGGAAAATCCTCTTTCCCGCCATTGTGGCGCTGATTCCACTGTTTCCCGTGCTGTTCTGGCGGTTGATTGTCGCCATCTATGGCTTTCCACCTTCCAAGAGCGGAGGCGATCCGTTCAATATCTACACTTTATGCAGCGCCAGTATGTTTATGCAATTCGTGGTTCCCTTGCTTTCGCTCTTGCGCGGCCTATCGGTCATGTCAGAGGAAGTGGACGAGGGGACGTTGATTTTTCTGCGGCTTCGCCCCATCCCTCGAACCGTCATCGTCCTAGGCAAGTTCATGGCATACGTTCTTTCCGTCGTCATTCTAACCGGCATTTCTCTGACAGCGGTTTATCTGATTCTCGGTTCGATGCCCGGGGCGGATATGATTCTCAGCGAGTATAGGGTTTTATTGAGGGATATGCGCATCTTCGCTCTTGGATTGGCATCCTACGGCGCCGTGATGATGCTAGTAGGGATTTTTTTCAAGCATTCTTTGAAAGTGGGCGCATTTCTTCTCTTTGTTTGGGACGCCTTCGCCGCTTATATTCCCGGCACAGCCCACAAACTCACCATCAAGCATTACCTGCAATCCATTTTTCCACGGCAGGATTTCGCTTCCGGAGGCGGCAACGACGTAAAAGAAATTATGATCGCGCTTCTCAGCGAACATAAACCTTCCTCTGCAACGGTTTCGATCGTTACTCTCTTGGGCATCATCGCCGCTAGCATCGTCCTCACCGTTCTAGCGCTCAAATACAAGGAATTTAAAGGCGGCCAGCAGGAAACGGGATGA
- a CDS encoding class I SAM-dependent methyltransferase, with product MKFYDQMAQTYDYFIDWPERIKKEDPFYQHLFQECLGKSILDLGCSTGGHALYWGEMGYNVVGIDSSSKMIKYAQELAEKEEVDIEFQCMKITDFASRFQQKFDAVICAGNTLSHLLDKPSIIRLFTESIAVMKITSVAIYHLLNYRLILENRRRDFPVKSRIVEGTEYVFARFYDFQTEHLEFNMVSAVKDENGWHSRSSQLLHHPWLADELIEMAKEAGFTEIMTYGDYDFSEFDPETSQDLLLVCELGEA from the coding sequence ATGAAATTCTACGACCAAATGGCCCAAACCTACGATTACTTCATTGATTGGCCGGAGCGAATAAAGAAGGAAGATCCCTTCTATCAGCATCTTTTCCAAGAATGCTTGGGCAAATCTATCCTCGATCTCGGCTGCAGCACGGGAGGCCATGCGCTTTATTGGGGGGAAATGGGATATAACGTTGTCGGAATCGATAGTTCCAGCAAAATGATCAAATACGCCCAGGAATTGGCGGAAAAGGAAGAAGTCGATATCGAATTCCAGTGTATGAAAATTACCGACTTCGCCTCGCGCTTTCAGCAGAAATTCGACGCCGTCATCTGCGCGGGCAATACGCTCTCCCATCTTTTAGACAAGCCGTCAATCATACGCCTATTCACGGAGTCCATCGCCGTAATGAAGATAACCAGCGTGGCGATTTATCATCTCCTCAACTATCGGCTCATTCTGGAAAACCGGCGCCGCGATTTTCCCGTCAAATCCCGCATCGTGGAAGGAACGGAATACGTCTTCGCGAGATTTTACGATTTCCAAACGGAACATCTCGAATTCAACATGGTTTCCGCCGTGAAGGACGAAAACGGATGGCATTCGCGCAGTTCGCAATTGCTGCATCATCCCTGGCTGGCGGATGAACTGATCGAAATGGCCAAAGAGGCGGGATTCACAGAGATTATGACCTACGGCGATTACGATTTTTCCGAATTCGATCCCGAAACCAGCCAAGACCTATTGCTGGTGTGCGAATTGGGAGAAGCGTAA